In the genome of Paramisgurnus dabryanus chromosome 18, PD_genome_1.1, whole genome shotgun sequence, one region contains:
- the LOC135776806 gene encoding olfactory receptor 5K1-like, translating to MDNMTYFATYTLMEPKGSKSYRHVYFTCFLLLYIMILLVNIWVSAVIILEKALHQPMYIFLCNLCINDIYGATGFYPKFLHDLLRDSYVIPSYMCALQVFVIYGSVACDCCTLTVMAYDRNVAMCRPLDYHSKLNRFTCRILLSLCWIPPLVSATIAIVLSNRLELCSNHINKLYCDNWSMVKLSCKLAIVSNIYGIVVIFLFFCLSVFIIVSYIVLIIACKESLENRRKFWQTCVPHLITMINFAFAAFFDLMYSRYGTGNISDNLRDFLALEMFIVPPLLNPVIYGFKLKEVRKRLLKSCVNIKNY from the coding sequence ATGGATAACATGACTTATTTTGCTACTTATACTCTAATGGAACCAAAAGGCTCCAAATCATACAGACATGTATACTTCACATGCTTTTTATTGCTATATATTATGATATTGCTTGTGAACATTTGGGTGAGTGCTGTGATCATTTTGGAGAAAGCTCTCCATCAACCAATGTACATTTTCCTGTGCAATCTGTGTATAAATGATATATATGGAGCAACAGGATTCTATCCTAAATTTCTACATGATTTATTACGGGATTCATATGTGATCCCTTCTTACATGTGTGCTTTACAAGTTTTTGTGATTTACGGTTCTGTCGCATGTGATTGTTGTACACTAACAGTAATGGCTTATGATAGAAATGTGGCCATGTGCAGACCTTTAGACTATCATTCAAAGCTAAACAGATTTACATGTCGAATTTTACTCAGCTTATGTTGGATCCCACCATTAGTTTCTGCGACCATTGCTATTGTATTGTCAAATCGATTGGAATTGTGTTCCAACCACattaataaattgtattgtGACAACTGGTCAATGGTAAAGCTCTCATGTAAATTAGCAATCGTCAGTAACATTTATGgcattgttgttatttttttgtttttttgcttgtctgtttttattattgtgtctTATATTGTACTTATCATTGCATGTAAAGAATCTTTAGAGAACAGGAGGAAATTTTGGCAGACTTGTGTGCCTCACTTGATCACAATGATCAATTTTGCTTTTGCTGCTTTCTTTGACCTCATGTACAGCAGATATGGCACAGGCAATATCTCAGATAATCTGCGTGACTTTTTGGCCTTGGAGATGTTCATCGTGCCACCTCTTTTAAACCCTGTAATCTATGGCTTTAAGCTCAAAGAGGTCCGTAAAAGGTTATTGAAATCGTGTGTTAATATCAAAAATTATTAA